The following proteins are co-located in the Bosea sp. AS-1 genome:
- a CDS encoding carboxymuconolactone decarboxylase family protein codes for MPRPKAIEYNQASDAVKAVYDEIKSARNLDDVNNFWKYLANDEKTLRRTWDSIREVMAPGALDPLVKELIYVAVSVTNNCGYCIASHGAAAAKAGMTPEQYNELLAVVGMANETNRLVNGYRVPIDPAFEL; via the coding sequence ATGCCTCGCCCGAAAGCGATCGAGTACAACCAAGCCAGCGACGCCGTGAAAGCCGTCTATGACGAGATCAAGTCCGCCAGAAACCTCGATGACGTCAACAATTTCTGGAAGTACCTCGCCAACGACGAGAAGACCTTGCGCCGGACATGGGACAGCATCCGCGAGGTGATGGCGCCGGGTGCGCTGGATCCCCTGGTCAAGGAGCTGATCTATGTCGCCGTCAGCGTCACCAACAATTGCGGCTATTGCATCGCCAGCCATGGTGCGGCGGCAGCCAAGGCAGGAATGACGCCAGAACAGTACAACGAGCTTCTCGCCGTCGTCGGCATGGCCAACGAGACGAACCGTCTGGTCAACGGCTATCGCGTGCCGATCGATCCCGCGTTCGAGCTCTGA
- a CDS encoding RidA family protein codes for MLITRADSNGRRSRAVVHNGTVYLAGQVADDRSVSVGEQTAQALAKVDDMLARCGSDRTKVLSSIIWLKSMDDYKAMNEVWDGWVDPDHAPARACVTGDMAYPDILVEIMVVAAA; via the coding sequence ATGCTGATCACGAGAGCCGATTCGAACGGGCGCCGCAGCCGTGCCGTGGTCCATAACGGGACGGTCTATCTGGCGGGGCAGGTGGCGGATGACCGCTCGGTCTCGGTCGGAGAGCAGACGGCGCAGGCGCTGGCAAAGGTCGACGACATGCTTGCGCGCTGCGGCAGCGACCGCACGAAAGTGCTCTCGAGCATCATCTGGCTGAAGTCGATGGACGACTACAAGGCCATGAATGAGGTCTGGGACGGCTGGGTCGATCCCGATCACGCACCCGCACGCGCCTGCGTCACGGGCGACATGGCCTACCCCGATATCCTCGTCGAGATCATGGTCGTCGCCGCCGCGTGA